A genomic window from Chaetodon auriga isolate fChaAug3 chromosome 13, fChaAug3.hap1, whole genome shotgun sequence includes:
- the LOC143330616 gene encoding melanoregulin: MGAKFTICCCHYYLRHNRDEKNAILRMRTTTASRQPELLTSESSDSDTDGESLFGPQPSRGSPRSDKPSQRSSGDPWATMNTACESPIMRGSDGQLRAFISMRDQADKATEEWEKLNYDIYTLRYARREVRSRWKKILLQLGYQCEAEALLCVNRQSRLIREQEHLNKAAELLQQLLDHTSLFPLGTTHQNGYLYVMDRLVLLDSAEEFVRLAKEKYPKKGG, encoded by the exons ATGGGTGCCAAGTTtaccatctgctgctgtcactaCTATCTGAGACACAACAGGGACGAGAAGAACGCTATTTTGCG caTGCGGACCACCACAGCTTCCAGACAACCAGAGCTGTTAACCAGTGAGTCCAGCGACAGCGACACAGACGGGGAGAGCCTTTTTGGGCCACAGCCTTCGAGAGGCAGCCCGCGGAGCGACAAGCCGAGCCAGAGGAGCTCCGGGGATCCATGGGCCACTATGAACACAGCGTGTGAATCTCCCATCATGAGAGGATCGGACGGACAGCTGCGGGCTTTTATCAGCATGAGAGACCAGGCCGACAAGGCTACAGAG GAATGGGAGAAGCTGAACTATGACATATACACGTTACGCTACGCCAGACGAGAAGTCAGATCTCGGTGGAAGAAAATCCTGCTGCAGCTCG GCTATCAGTGCGAGGCAGAGGCCttgctgtgtgtgaacaggCAGAGTCGGCTCATTCGAGAGCAGGAGCATCTCAACAAGGCGGCAGAACTATTGCAACAGCTGCTGGACCACACCTCGCTGTTCCCTCTGGGGACGACGCACCAGAACGGATACCTCTACGtcatg GACCGCCTGGTGTTACTGGACAGTGCTGAGGAGTTTGTCCGACTGGCCAAAGAAAAATACCCCAAGAAaggaggctga